One Sulfolobus sp. S-194 DNA segment encodes these proteins:
- a CDS encoding acyl-CoA dehydrogenase, which yields MFSLSKELEEYRVKIREYAQKTVREYAKQMDETNDGGDKIVKDLGEMGLLGMKQPTKYGGLALGEMAFAIATEELGAESGGASHSLHTQQNALQLLVSVGGDSAQEWIEKGIKAKEVYAVALTEPQAGSDLGALQTIAKPDGNELVLNGEKIFTSAASFSTKMVVLARTSGNPGDRQGISLLLIDSKLPGIEIHKLDLMGIRGAGVSYVKFNNVRIPKDSIIGKEGDAYRGALKALMVSRNGYAGIAVGIARGALEEAISRAQSRKQFGKALIEQEWISFNLADAYIKVEAARLLTWRAAQLFDNGYEATTEASMAKYYAAVTATEVTRLALHIFGGHGLNRGSKVERLYRDAKIMEIAEGTNEMQLVAVSRLFQLKK from the coding sequence AAAATTAGAGAATATGCTCAGAAAACTGTAAGAGAATATGCAAAACAAATGGATGAAACAAATGATGGAGGAGATAAGATAGTAAAAGACCTAGGAGAAATGGGTTTACTAGGAATGAAGCAACCAACAAAATACGGAGGATTAGCGTTAGGCGAAATGGCTTTTGCAATAGCAACGGAAGAATTGGGAGCTGAAAGCGGAGGAGCATCGCATTCTTTACATACACAACAAAACGCATTACAGCTATTAGTCTCCGTAGGTGGGGATTCAGCACAAGAATGGATAGAGAAAGGAATAAAAGCAAAGGAAGTTTATGCAGTTGCATTAACAGAGCCACAGGCAGGTTCTGATTTAGGAGCTTTACAAACTATAGCAAAACCAGATGGAAATGAATTAGTTTTAAATGGTGAGAAAATCTTCACTAGTGCAGCATCTTTCTCTACGAAGATGGTTGTTTTAGCAAGAACTAGTGGAAATCCAGGGGATAGACAAGGTATTTCACTCTTGCTTATAGATTCTAAACTACCAGGAATAGAAATACATAAACTTGATTTAATGGGGATTAGAGGTGCAGGAGTATCTTATGTTAAATTTAACAACGTAAGAATCCCAAAGGATAGTATAATAGGTAAAGAAGGTGATGCTTATAGAGGAGCATTAAAAGCTTTAATGGTTAGTAGAAATGGATATGCCGGAATTGCAGTAGGAATTGCGAGAGGTGCTCTTGAAGAAGCTATTTCAAGAGCACAATCAAGAAAGCAGTTTGGTAAAGCATTAATAGAACAAGAATGGATTTCCTTTAACTTGGCTGATGCTTACATAAAAGTTGAAGCGGCAAGATTACTCACATGGAGAGCAGCCCAATTATTTGATAATGGTTACGAAGCTACTACAGAAGCATCTATGGCTAAATATTATGCTGCAGTAACAGCAACAGAAGTAACTAGACTTGCATTGCATATTTTCGGTGGACATGGATTAAATAGAGGTTCTAAAGTTGAAAGACTATATAGAGATGCAAAGATTATGGAAATAGCTGAAGGAACAAATGAAATGCAATTAGTAGCAGTATCTAGATTATTCCAACTAAAGAAATAA